Proteins encoded in a region of the Flavobacterium sp. MDT1-60 genome:
- a CDS encoding AraC family transcriptional regulator yields the protein MVYKGTSHEFLLLTEINAENKDLVFGAKDTELTLLWNTGSQMNISIDKVKYKLSQNEIIFLTEFHQIDYLEVESTKMLRFNQNFFCIINNDNEVGSKGLLFYGAMGIPVVSISETHLQSLETTWDILLEEMDAKDNLQIDMLQSMLKRVLILCARSLMATANYVKLENSQADIIREFNYLVEGHFAKHHDVAFYASKLNKSPKTLSNLFAVFSEDLR from the coding sequence ATGGTTTATAAAGGAACTTCACACGAATTTTTATTGTTGACAGAGATTAATGCTGAGAATAAAGATCTGGTATTTGGAGCTAAAGACACCGAATTGACATTACTTTGGAATACAGGCTCTCAAATGAATATTTCGATTGATAAAGTCAAATACAAATTATCTCAAAATGAAATTATTTTTTTGACTGAATTTCATCAAATTGATTATTTAGAAGTTGAAAGTACCAAAATGCTAAGATTCAATCAGAACTTTTTTTGCATCATAAATAATGATAATGAAGTGGGAAGCAAAGGACTTTTGTTTTATGGCGCCATGGGAATTCCGGTAGTTTCGATTTCAGAAACCCACCTTCAAAGCCTGGAAACTACATGGGATATTTTGTTAGAAGAAATGGATGCTAAAGACAATTTACAAATCGACATGTTACAGTCGATGTTAAAACGTGTGCTGATTTTGTGTGCTAGAAGCCTGATGGCGACCGCCAATTATGTCAAACTTGAAAATAGTCAGGCCGATATTATAAGAGAATTTAATTACCTTGTTGAAGGGCATTTTGCCAAACATCATGATGTGGCCTTTTATGCTTCAAAACTTAATAAATCTCCAAAAACCTTATCTAATCTTTTTGCTGTTTTTTCTGAAGACCTCCGTTGA
- a CDS encoding Crp/Fnr family transcriptional regulator — protein MKEFIEYILQFGNLNQHQLDLISKKATEKILLKDEYFSEAGKIAQEVGFTLEGIIRVCYYNNKGDEITKYFIDENNLVVDLESFNNDICSNAYVQAITDCRILVFSKKDWKELLDIIIPWEAIVNKITSRALILKIERRSPLVSEDATTRYLMFLKIYPNVVNRIPLSYIASYLGITQSSLSRIRKSIR, from the coding sequence ATGAAAGAATTTATAGAATATATACTGCAATTTGGAAACTTAAATCAACATCAACTTGACTTAATTTCAAAAAAAGCAACAGAGAAAATCCTGCTGAAAGATGAGTATTTTTCTGAAGCAGGGAAAATTGCTCAGGAAGTTGGTTTTACTTTAGAAGGAATTATTAGAGTTTGTTACTACAACAACAAAGGCGATGAAATTACCAAATATTTTATTGATGAAAACAATCTGGTGGTAGATTTGGAGAGTTTTAACAATGATATTTGTTCAAATGCTTATGTTCAGGCAATTACAGATTGCAGAATACTGGTTTTTTCTAAAAAGGACTGGAAAGAACTTTTAGATATTATCATTCCGTGGGAAGCCATTGTAAATAAAATTACTTCAAGGGCATTAATACTAAAAATAGAAAGAAGAAGTCCGTTGGTTTCAGAAGATGCTACGACACGTTATTTGATGTTTCTAAAAATTTATCCCAATGTTGTCAATCGTATTCCGCTTTCCTATATCGCTTCATATTTAGGTATTACACAATCTTCATTGAGCAGAATTAGAAAAAGTATTCGTTAA
- a CDS encoding SDR family NAD(P)-dependent oxidoreductase, whose protein sequence is MKIVLITGANRSIGLEISKQLSKKGLFVYLGARDLEKGNAVAQELKKDGFENIKAIEIDVTKPESILAAKNIVEKEQGKLDILINNAGISGEFPQNASNTSITDIQHVFDTNFFGVISVTQTFLELLKKSESPRISNITSGLGSLTLHSDPSWKYYNFKATSYVTSKAALNAYTITLAYELKDLSFKVNAIDPGYTATDFNHHSGPGTVESAATFIIKHTVTADDAPTGMFYSNDIEDESGVSPW, encoded by the coding sequence ATGAAGATAGTATTAATTACAGGAGCTAATAGAAGTATTGGATTAGAAATTTCAAAACAACTTTCAAAAAAAGGATTATTCGTTTATTTAGGAGCCCGTGATCTTGAAAAAGGAAATGCAGTTGCGCAGGAATTGAAAAAGGATGGATTTGAAAATATCAAAGCCATTGAAATTGATGTCACGAAACCAGAATCGATTTTAGCAGCAAAGAATATTGTAGAAAAAGAACAAGGTAAATTAGATATTCTAATTAACAATGCCGGTATCAGCGGAGAGTTTCCTCAAAATGCTTCAAATACATCCATTACAGATATTCAGCATGTATTTGATACCAACTTTTTTGGTGTAATTAGTGTTACGCAGACATTTTTAGAATTGCTTAAAAAGTCAGAGAGTCCAAGAATCAGCAATATTACTTCGGGTTTAGGGTCTTTAACCTTACACAGCGATCCAAGCTGGAAATATTATAATTTTAAAGCCACTAGTTATGTGACTTCAAAAGCTGCCCTAAATGCCTACACTATTACATTAGCATATGAACTTAAGGATTTGTCATTCAAAGTAAACGCAATTGACCCTGGCTATACCGCAACAGATTTTAATCACCACAGTGGTCCCGGAACAGTTGAAAGTGCTGCAACTTTTATCATTAAACATACCGTGACAGCTGATGATGCGCCAACAGGAATGTTTTATAGTAATGATATTGAAGATGAAAGCGGAGTTAGCCCGTGGTAA
- a CDS encoding type I glyceraldehyde-3-phosphate dehydrogenase, translating to MKKIAINGFGRIGRSSLKIILDTPDLEVVGINDLMTIENAVYLLKYDSIYGKYDKKVTFEGDFILIDDRKIRFTSIKDPAELPWKDLQVDVVIESTGFFTNKADAEKHLTAGSKFVVISGPTKDTPTVVHGVNTEDGKVAVFSCASCTTNNISPIIEILGRRIGIKKAILNTTHAYTASQTLVDAPSKREPRMGRTAGMNLAPAATGAAIATTKALPQYLGKFDGVAVRVPVAVGSISDITFVTEKPTTVEEINSVLIEEAKTDRYHKVVAVTDEPLVSTDIIKSPFAATVDLEMTRVVDGDLVKVMAWYDNEWGFTNQMIRQIQEL from the coding sequence ATGAAAAAAATAGCAATTAATGGTTTTGGAAGAATTGGAAGATCATCACTAAAAATAATTTTGGATACTCCGGATTTAGAGGTGGTAGGAATTAATGATTTAATGACAATTGAAAATGCAGTTTACTTATTAAAGTACGACAGTATTTATGGCAAGTACGACAAAAAAGTAACTTTTGAAGGTGATTTTATATTGATTGATGATCGCAAAATAAGATTTACATCTATAAAAGATCCTGCTGAATTGCCCTGGAAAGATTTGCAAGTCGATGTAGTAATAGAAAGTACTGGCTTTTTTACCAATAAAGCAGATGCAGAGAAACACTTAACCGCAGGATCTAAATTTGTTGTAATATCCGGACCAACTAAAGATACTCCAACCGTTGTTCACGGAGTGAATACCGAAGATGGCAAAGTTGCCGTTTTTTCATGTGCAAGCTGTACTACGAATAATATAAGTCCGATCATAGAAATTTTAGGAAGAAGAATTGGTATTAAAAAAGCCATTCTAAATACAACTCACGCATACACAGCATCACAAACATTGGTTGATGCTCCGTCTAAAAGAGAACCAAGAATGGGAAGAACAGCAGGAATGAATTTAGCTCCAGCTGCTACAGGTGCCGCAATTGCAACCACAAAAGCTTTACCTCAATATTTAGGAAAGTTTGACGGTGTTGCAGTGAGAGTTCCGGTTGCCGTTGGTTCAATATCTGATATTACTTTTGTAACCGAAAAACCTACCACAGTTGAAGAAATTAATTCGGTCTTAATCGAAGAAGCAAAAACAGATCGCTATCATAAAGTAGTTGCTGTGACTGATGAACCACTGGTTTCTACGGATATTATAAAAAGTCCTTTTGCTGCCACTGTCGATTTAGAAATGACAAGAGTTGTAGATGGTGATTTGGTAAAAGTAATGGCATGGTATGACAATGAATGGGGTTTTACCAACCAAATGATCAGACAGATTCAGGAATTATAA
- a CDS encoding SRPBCC family protein: protein MATVTFPTTADCEIVSSRVINFSQELVFKAWTDPNHLKNWWGPKGFTNTFEEFDFRPGGRWKFVMHAPDKGNFQNECEFVKIEKPSEIAWIRISKPLFNIVATFAKIADDQTKIVFRMVFDTAEECAKLRPYVVDKNEENFDRLEDELDKMTL from the coding sequence ATGGCGACAGTAACTTTTCCTACAACTGCTGACTGCGAAATTGTAAGTTCGAGAGTCATAAACTTTTCTCAGGAACTTGTTTTTAAAGCCTGGACAGATCCAAACCATCTAAAAAACTGGTGGGGACCAAAAGGTTTTACCAATACATTCGAAGAATTTGATTTTAGACCGGGTGGTAGATGGAAATTTGTAATGCACGCTCCGGATAAAGGAAATTTTCAAAATGAATGTGAATTTGTGAAAATTGAAAAACCAAGCGAAATTGCCTGGATTCGCATTTCTAAGCCTTTATTCAACATCGTGGCTACCTTTGCGAAAATAGCTGATGACCAGACAAAAATAGTTTTCAGAATGGTTTTCGATACTGCCGAAGAGTGTGCAAAACTTAGGCCGTATGTGGTAGATAAAAATGAAGAGAATTTCGATCGTCTTGAGGATGAGTTGGACAAAATGACGCTATAA
- a CDS encoding GNAT family N-acetyltransferase, which produces MTIEKAINTDHQILTQITRKSKAFWGYSEEQIEIWSEFLTITSSYIDANPVYKLSVEDQIVGYYSFFNQDEKTIKLDNLFVLPEYIGKGLGRLLMEHFLFNIKTNANTITLNSEPNAEPFYSKLGFVKVGEIETSIKDRYMPIMELTIK; this is translated from the coding sequence ATGACCATAGAAAAAGCGATTAATACCGATCATCAGATTTTGACCCAAATTACCAGAAAATCAAAAGCATTTTGGGGATACTCAGAAGAACAAATTGAAATTTGGTCTGAATTTCTAACAATCACTTCGAGTTATATAGATGCAAATCCGGTTTATAAATTATCTGTTGAAGATCAGATTGTGGGCTACTATTCCTTCTTTAATCAAGATGAGAAGACTATAAAACTGGATAATTTATTTGTTCTTCCGGAATATATTGGGAAAGGATTAGGTCGGCTATTAATGGAACACTTTTTATTTAACATCAAAACAAACGCAAATACAATAACTCTTAATTCTGAACCTAATGCAGAGCCCTTTTATTCTAAATTGGGTTTTGTTAAAGTGGGAGAAATTGAAACTTCTATTAAAGACAGATATATGCCAATAATGGAATTAACTATTAAATAA
- a CDS encoding PepSY-like domain-containing protein: MKNRILMVVLLLGFVISAKAQKKIETTELPKPAQEFLKKYFSNTTIDIAKKDAEHGEKGYEVKLKDGTEVEFWKDGSYREVDGDDKPIPTGFIPASVKDYVAKNYPNEKITHIDYGHKDLDVDLTNNIDLEFTKEGKILKDKNNVK, translated from the coding sequence ATGAAAAATAGAATCCTAATGGTCGTTTTATTACTAGGCTTTGTAATATCGGCGAAAGCACAAAAAAAAATTGAAACTACCGAATTACCTAAACCGGCACAGGAATTTCTTAAAAAATACTTTAGCAATACCACAATTGATATTGCCAAAAAAGATGCTGAACATGGTGAAAAAGGGTATGAGGTAAAACTAAAAGATGGAACCGAAGTTGAATTCTGGAAAGACGGTTCGTATCGCGAAGTCGATGGCGATGATAAACCAATTCCGACCGGATTTATTCCTGCGTCTGTCAAAGATTATGTCGCAAAAAATTATCCAAATGAAAAAATAACCCATATCGATTATGGCCACAAAGATCTTGATGTTGATTTAACAAATAACATTGACCTTGAATTTACTAAAGAAGGTAAAATTTTAAAAGATAAAAATAACGTCAAGTAA
- a CDS encoding pyridoxamine 5'-phosphate oxidase family protein, producing the protein MNYAQLAFTDNIKKIQEEAGSRNSYDRMEKMSVVDGLTDNEINFIDDRDSFYMASFGENEYPYIQHRGGPAGFIKVIDNKTIGIVDFSGNRQYISTGNISKNEKVALIMVSYPQRARLKIYAKAKIVELKDNEALYNSLKPEDYKFRPERMMVFEIQAYDWNCPQHITPRYSTEEIEEALLPQKKYISDLENKVKELELKLLEK; encoded by the coding sequence ATGAATTACGCACAATTAGCATTTACAGATAATATTAAAAAGATTCAGGAAGAAGCCGGAAGCAGAAATTCTTATGACCGAATGGAAAAAATGTCGGTTGTGGATGGATTAACGGACAATGAAATTAACTTTATTGATGACAGGGATAGTTTCTATATGGCCAGTTTTGGAGAAAATGAATATCCGTACATTCAGCATCGTGGCGGACCCGCCGGATTTATTAAAGTCATTGACAACAAAACAATTGGAATTGTTGATTTTTCAGGAAACAGACAATACATTTCTACAGGGAATATTTCTAAGAATGAAAAAGTAGCACTTATAATGGTTTCATATCCGCAAAGAGCACGATTAAAAATCTATGCAAAAGCAAAAATTGTAGAACTGAAAGACAATGAAGCATTATATAATTCTTTAAAACCCGAAGATTATAAATTCCGACCGGAAAGAATGATGGTTTTTGAAATTCAGGCATACGATTGGAATTGCCCACAGCATATTACGCCACGTTATTCAACCGAAGAAATTGAAGAAGCCTTATTGCCTCAAAAAAAATACATCAGTGATCTCGAAAATAAAGTAAAAGAACTTGAATTGAAATTATTAGAAAAATAG